In Actinomycetota bacterium, the genomic window CACCCACACCTGGCGGTAGGGCTCGCCGACAGAGGCGAACACGGTGGACGTCGTCACCCGCGCCGCCGCCTCGGCCACCTCCGGCGGCACCGGCGTGGTCTCGTCGGCAGGGAACGACACGACGACGCGTCCCGCGCGCTCCAGCATCACCAGCCGATCGATGCTGTCTGTGCCGGAGGTGTAGTCGACGACCAGCGCCGCCGGGTCGACCGAGCCGGTCCGGCTCCGCGACGTGCGCTCGACGGACTGGCACGCCGCCTGGGCCAGCGCATCGAGCTGGGCCGCGACCAATGCGCTGCTCTCCTTGAGCCTGTCGTCGGCCAGCCGCCTCGTGTACCCGTAGACCCCCGACAGCGCGGCGCCGCCCACGAGCACGAGCGTGCCCGTCACGACGGCGAGCGTCAGCATCGTGAGATTCGCGGCGAGGCCCGAGGAGACCTGGGCGTTGCGAGCCATCTTCCCCCCGCAGACGAGTGCTGTTGCGCTTCGAGCCGATGGTACGCCACGCGCACCGGACGCTCCAGCAGCTTCCAGGGCCTGAGGTCAGCCGCCCACCGAAGGCAGCACCGACCCGAGCCACAGCCCGAGCTGCTCGAAGCGCCCCAGGAGCATGAGCGCCCCCGTGACGATGAGCACGACCCCGGCGCCCCGGTTGATCGCCTTGGCGTGGCGCTGCAGCGCCCTCAGGGCGCCGGACAGGCGTCCGAACAGCAGGCCGACGGCGACGAAGGGCACCGCCAGCCCCGCCGCGTATGCGCCCAGGAGGAGCACGCCCGTCGACACCGTGCCGGCATCGGCGGCGAGCATGAGGATGGCGCCGTACACCGGCCCCGCGCACGTGCCGAGCGCGAACGGGAACAGCAGCCCGAGCACGAAGGACGCGCCCCGCCCGAACGACCGGGCACGCGCAGGGTCCACGTGAAGCCCTGTGAGCCACGGCACGCGGACCACGTCGAGCAGGTAGACGCCGAGCAGCACGATCACCGCCCCGGCGATGCGCTGCAGCAGCGCCTGATGGCGCGAGAGCAGCTGGCCGAGCACCGAGGCGCTCGCACCGCTGCCCACGAAGACGAGCGTGAAGCCGGCCACGAACAGCAGCACGGGCCCGAGCACGTCGAGGACCCGGCGATCGCCGGAGCCGAGCTCAGCGAGCGACAGCCCGGTGATGAAGCTCAGGTACGCGGGGATCAGGGGCAGAACACACGGCGACAGGAACGAGACCAAGCCCGCTCCGAAGGCCGCGGCGGCACCGACGTTCGCGCCCACGCGTCAGGCCACGGGCTCGGCGCCGTAGCCGCTCGCCACGATCTCGTCGACGATGCGCTGCACGTCGAGGACGGCCGGGTCGTACTCGACCTCCGTCGTGGCGCTCGCAAGGTCGACCGAGACGCTCTCGACGCCCTCGATGTCGCCCACGTTCATCCGGATGAGCATCGCGCAGGAGCCGCAGTGCATCCCGGTGGTGTTCAGAGTCACGCGCGCCATCGTCCCCAAGTCCTCTCCACGGGCCGCTCCCGGGCTTGCGTGCCGAACGCGCGCTCAGGTCGAGCGCTGCGCCCCCTCGAGGATCCTCCCGCACTCGGGGCACAGGCGCCAGTCCCGGAGCACGCGCGCGCCACATCCGTCGCACTGCGTCGCGGCCGGGACCGCGCGGGGACGCCCGAACGCGTGCATCGCGATCCCCGCGAGAACCCCGACGGCGAGCCCTCCGGCGATGGGTAGCGCGTACTCGAACAGGACGCCGCTCGCGGAGAACGCCGGATCGTGTGTCAGGAACACGTGGAGGGAGATGCCGGCGATCCCGGCGATGCCGAGCGATGTCAGTATCACCGGTATCGCGAGATCCCTGTCCGCCACGTGCATCCTCCCGGTCGCGAGCACCGCAACCGATGCAAGTGGCGTGCCAGCCGCACCGTCAGTCCCCGCCTGCGGCGATGCCCCACCGGTCCATGCGCACCCGCAGCGTCGCGGGCGTGAGACCGAGCAGCTTCGCGGCGGCGGCCACGCTGCCGCCCGACCTCTCCAGCGCCTGCCGGACGAGACCGAGTTCGACCTCCTCCAGGTCGATGCCTTCGTCCGGCAGCGCGAAGCCCTTCACGCCGGTCCGCACGGCGGGGGCGCCCGCCCGCACTTCACCGGGAAGGTCGCCGATCACGATCTCGTCGTCGCGCGAGAGGATGACGATCCGCTCGATCGTGTTCTCCAGCTCGCGGATGTTGCCCGGCCATGAGTACGTGGCGAGCGCCTCCATCGCGTCCTGGGAGATGCGCTTCGATCCCGCCTCGTACTTCTCGAGGAAGTGCGCCACGAGCCGCGGGATGTCATCCGGACGCTTGCGCAGCGGCGGCAGGGTTATGGGCACCACGTTCAGGCGGTAGTACAGGTCCTCGCGGAAGGTCCCGTCGGCGATGAGCCGCTGGAGGTCCTGGTTGGTCGCGGCGACGATGCGCACGTCGACCTCGATGGCACGGGTCCCGCCGAGCCGTTCGAACTGCCGCTCCTGCAGCACCCGGAGCAGCTTCACCTGCACGCCCGCGGTGATGTCCCCGATCTCGTCGAGGAAGAGCGTCCCGCCGTTGGCCATCTCGAATCGGCCCGGCTTGGCCATGGTGGCGCCGGTGAAGGCGCCCTTCTCATAGCCGAACAGCTCGCTCTCGAGCAGTGTCTCCGGAAGCGCGCCGGCGTGAATCGACACGAACGGCTTCGACGCGCGCGGCGACAGCTTGTGCACGGCGCGCGCCACGAGCTCCTTGCCGGTTCCCGATTCGCCGTACACCATGACCGTCGCGTTCGTGGGCGCGACCTTGCCCACCGTGTCGAGCACGTCGAGCATGCGCGTGTCGGCCGCCACGATCCCGTCGATGTCCCAATCGCGGTCGAGTTCCGTGCGCAGGCGCTCCACCTCCGCGGACAGGTCGGCGACGCGCGCGATCTTCTCGAGAGCGAGGCGCACTTCCGCGAGGTCGAACGGCTTGGCGAGGTACTCCGTGGCGCCGAGCTTCATGGCCTCGACGGCCTGCTCGATCCCTCCGTGCGCGGTGACCATGATGACCGGCGTCTCGTCGCCGCCGGCGCGCAGGGTGCGCAGCACCTCGAGTCCGTTGGGGGCGGGCATCTTCTGGTCGAGGATGATCACGTCCGGATGGTGCTCGGCGACCGCCGCGAGCGCCTCCTTGCCACTCGCGGCCTCGAGCACCTCGTATCCGTCCTCCGCCAGACCTGCGACCAGGCCCGAGCGGATGTTCCTCTCGTCATCGGCGACGAGCACGCGACGCGTCATCTACGACCCCTCCCCCTCGCCGGCATCCTCGCCGGCCGGCACGGTCCGCTCGGCGCCCTGAGGCGGCGCTACGGGCAGAACGACTGTGAACACCGTACCCTCTCCCGGGCGGCTCGTGACCTCGATGTGCCCCCGGTGTTCCTCGACGATGCGGTGGACGATCGACAGGCCGAGGCCCGTCCCGTCCTCGCGCCGCGTGAAGAACGGGTCGAACACGCGGCTGAGTTCCTCCGAAGGGATGCCCGGGCCGTCGTCCGCCACTCTCACGCGCACGAACCCGTCCGCGGCGGCGGCCGTCAGCCGGACCGTGCCGCCGTCGTCCATGACCTGCACCGCGTTGGTGACGAGGTTCACGAACACCTGCTTGAGCTGGTCGGCGTCCGCGAGCACGTCGGGCAGGTCGCCGGGGTACTCCTCGACGATCGTCACGCCGCCGCGGTCGGCGAAGCGCCGCGTGAACAGCGCGACGTCGCGCAGCACGTCACGCACGTCGAGGCGGCCCACCACGGGCTCGGGCGGACGACCGAAGCGCAGCAGCGTGTCGATGACCCTCTCGACCCGGTCGGTCTCCTCACGGATGACCGCGGTCGCCTTCGCGATCGTGTCGGGATTGCAGCGGCCCTCCTCGAGGATCTGCGCCCAGGTGCGCACGGCCGTGAGAGGGTTGCGGATCTCGTGCGCCACACCAGCCGTGAGCTGGCCGAGCGCGGCGAGCCGGTCCGCCCGGATGAGGCGCTCGGTCAGGGCGTGCACCTCGGTCATGTCGTTGATCGTCACCACGGCACCGAGGATGCGGCCGCTGCCGTCGACCATGCGCGAGACGGACGTCCTGACGTGGAGCGCGCGGCCGTCGAAGGTGCGCACCTCCGCCTCCCGGGCGAGCCGTGGAAGCCGGCCGCCGAGCACCTTCGCGAGGTCCTTGTCGAGCCCGGCGTCGTCGGAGAGCAGGCTCGCCATCGGCCTCGGCACCATCTGGCCCTCCGTCACGCCGAGCATCCGCTCCGCGGCCGGGTTCGCGGTGGTGACGGAACCGTCGGGACCGACGGTCAGCACGCCGCTGGACAGCGAGCGGACGACCGTGTCGATGTAGTTGCGCACGATCATGATCTCCATCGCCCGCGCCTCGAGCTTGCGGTACGCGGAGCCCCCGGACACCTCGACCTCGAGCGACTCCGCACGCCGTGCGGCGTGAAGGTCGAGCAACCAGCCGAACAGCCCGCCCACCACGAAGAAGGATGCGACCTCGATCAAGTGGCTGCCCGAGGCCTCGAACAGGCCGCCGTGGAACATGTGCGCCTGGAGGGCGAACACCACGGACGTGGCCAGTGCCGCGAGCGCACCTCCGCGAACGCCGAACACCCACGCGGCATACAGGATCGGTACGTAGTAGAGGCGCGTGAACGCGAGGTGCAGCTGGATCGGGTCGCCGTAACGCGCCGCCCAGAGGTGCAGCCCCGCCACCGCCACCAGTCCCGCGGCGATGAGCGCGGCCTCGCCCGGCAGCGTCCGGCCGAATCCCCGCGTGCGGCTCAGAGGCGCGGGCATCCGGCCTCACCGCCGCTTCCGCGACCACGACGGCTCGATGCCGAGCTCCTCGCGGTACTTCGCCACGGTACGCCGCGCGACCGTCACACCGTCCTCGCTGAGCAGCTCGGCAAGGGCCTGGTCCGAGAGCGGACGCTGTCCGTCCTCGTCGCGGACGAGCTCCTTCAGGCGCGACTTCACCGTGGTCGCCGCCACGTCCATGCCGGTCGACGTCCGGTAGCCGCCCGAGAAGAAGTGCTTCAGCTCGAACAGGCCGTACGGCGTCGCCACGTACTTGCCCGTCACGCCGCGGCTCACGGTCGACAGGTGCACGCCGAGCTCGACCGCCACGTCCTCGAGCCGCAGCGGCCGCAGCGGGCCCTTCCCGTCCTCGAAGAAGTCCGACTGCACCTCCAGGACGATCGCCGCGATGCGCGAGATGGTGTCCTTCCGGCGGTCGAGGTTGCGGATGAACATCTGCGCCGAGCGGATCCGCTCGCGCAGGTACTTGCGGGTCTCGTCGTCGACGGTCGAGTCCGACTTGGACATCGCCCGGTAGCGCGCAGAGACCCGCAGCGTCGGCACCGCGTCCCCGTTCGGGATGACCATCCACTCGTCGCCGAAACGGCGCAGCGTCACGTCGGGCACGATGTAGCCGGGTGACGTGCCGCCCGAGAACGCGCCGGCTGGCCGGGGGTTCAGACCGCGCAGGATCTCCAGCAGCCGCGAGATCTCGTCCTCGCTCACGCGCAGGGCACGCGCGATCTTGCGGACGCGCGACGCGGCGACGTCGGGCATGTGCGCGTCGATGATGCGCACGAGGACGGGCTCGTCGATGCCGAGGTAGTCGAGCTGGATCTTGAGCGCCTCGGCGAGCGACCGCGCACCGACGCCGGGCGGGTCGAGCTGCTGGACGATGCCGAGCGCCGCCTCGGCCTGCCCCCGTGTCACGCCCGCCACCGCCGCGATCTCGCCGCAGTCGCCGACGAAGAACCCGTCGTCGTCGAGCGTGCCGACGATCGCCCTGGCCGCGCGCTCCACCTCCGGGGTCAGGTCGAGCATCGAGATCTGGTCGAGCAGGTGGTCGTCGAAGGTCTGCACGCCCCCGATGTAGTCCTCGGTGTTCGGCTCCTCGGCGTTCGGGTCCCGCGGCCCGTCGCGCTCGCCGGAGTCGAGGTCGTCGTACATCTGGAGCCACTCGTCCCACGCCTCGGCGTCCTCGGCCGCGGCCTCACGCTCGGCGGCCTCGTCCAGGGACTCCTCGGCGTCCTCCGCGTCCTCCTCGGTCTCGAGGACCGGGTTCTCGAGGATCTCGTTCTCGACGAGTTCCCGGACCTCGAGCACGGGCATGGCGAGCATCGTCAGCCCCTGGTAGACCTGGGGCGACAGCGTGACCTTGTGCCTCAGTTCCGGCCGCTGCCGGAGCTCCATGGCTCACGCCTCCGGCGCACGAGGGGGCGGGATGAAGCAAACGCCGTACCACGGGGCTGATTATACCCCCCGCCGACGGGGGGTGGACCGTCCGTGCCGGTCAGGCGCCGGGCGGCGGCGCAGGCCCGCCCGCCCGCGCGACGACCACCACGGCCGCGAGCACGAGCGCACCGCCGAGCACCTGCCGCATCGTCAGCGCCTCGCCGAGCAGCGCCCACGCTGCTCCGGCCGCCAAGACCGGCTCGATGGTGGACGCGACCATCACGCGCGTCGCGTCCAGCCGCCGGAGCGCGCC contains:
- a CDS encoding PAS domain-containing protein, giving the protein MPAPLSRTRGFGRTLPGEAALIAAGLVAVAGLHLWAARYGDPIQLHLAFTRLYYVPILYAAWVFGVRGGALAALATSVVFALQAHMFHGGLFEASGSHLIEVASFFVVGGLFGWLLDLHAARRAESLEVEVSGGSAYRKLEARAMEIMIVRNYIDTVVRSLSSGVLTVGPDGSVTTANPAAERMLGVTEGQMVPRPMASLLSDDAGLDKDLAKVLGGRLPRLAREAEVRTFDGRALHVRTSVSRMVDGSGRILGAVVTINDMTEVHALTERLIRADRLAALGQLTAGVAHEIRNPLTAVRTWAQILEEGRCNPDTIAKATAVIREETDRVERVIDTLLRFGRPPEPVVGRLDVRDVLRDVALFTRRFADRGGVTIVEEYPGDLPDVLADADQLKQVFVNLVTNAVQVMDDGGTVRLTAAAADGFVRVRVADDGPGIPSEELSRVFDPFFTRREDGTGLGLSIVHRIVEEHRGHIEVTSRPGEGTVFTVVLPVAPPQGAERTVPAGEDAGEGEGS
- the rpoN gene encoding RNA polymerase factor sigma-54; the encoded protein is MELRQRPELRHKVTLSPQVYQGLTMLAMPVLEVRELVENEILENPVLETEEDAEDAEESLDEAAEREAAAEDAEAWDEWLQMYDDLDSGERDGPRDPNAEEPNTEDYIGGVQTFDDHLLDQISMLDLTPEVERAARAIVGTLDDDGFFVGDCGEIAAVAGVTRGQAEAALGIVQQLDPPGVGARSLAEALKIQLDYLGIDEPVLVRIIDAHMPDVAASRVRKIARALRVSEDEISRLLEILRGLNPRPAGAFSGGTSPGYIVPDVTLRRFGDEWMVIPNGDAVPTLRVSARYRAMSKSDSTVDDETRKYLRERIRSAQMFIRNLDRRKDTISRIAAIVLEVQSDFFEDGKGPLRPLRLEDVAVELGVHLSTVSRGVTGKYVATPYGLFELKHFFSGGYRTSTGMDVAATTVKSRLKELVRDEDGQRPLSDQALAELLSEDGVTVARRTVAKYREELGIEPSWSRKRR
- a CDS encoding sigma-54-dependent Fis family transcriptional regulator — translated: MTRRVLVADDERNIRSGLVAGLAEDGYEVLEAASGKEALAAVAEHHPDVIILDQKMPAPNGLEVLRTLRAGGDETPVIMVTAHGGIEQAVEAMKLGATEYLAKPFDLAEVRLALEKIARVADLSAEVERLRTELDRDWDIDGIVAADTRMLDVLDTVGKVAPTNATVMVYGESGTGKELVARAVHKLSPRASKPFVSIHAGALPETLLESELFGYEKGAFTGATMAKPGRFEMANGGTLFLDEIGDITAGVQVKLLRVLQERQFERLGGTRAIEVDVRIVAATNQDLQRLIADGTFREDLYYRLNVVPITLPPLRKRPDDIPRLVAHFLEKYEAGSKRISQDAMEALATYSWPGNIRELENTIERIVILSRDDEIVIGDLPGEVRAGAPAVRTGVKGFALPDEGIDLEEVELGLVRQALERSGGSVAAAAKLLGLTPATLRVRMDRWGIAAGGD
- a CDS encoding cytochrome c biogenesis protein CcdA — encoded protein: MGANVGAAAAFGAGLVSFLSPCVLPLIPAYLSFITGLSLAELGSGDRRVLDVLGPVLLFVAGFTLVFVGSGASASVLGQLLSRHQALLQRIAGAVIVLLGVYLLDVVRVPWLTGLHVDPARARSFGRGASFVLGLLFPFALGTCAGPVYGAILMLAADAGTVSTGVLLLGAYAAGLAVPFVAVGLLFGRLSGALRALQRHAKAINRGAGVVLIVTGALMLLGRFEQLGLWLGSVLPSVGG
- a CDS encoding heavy-metal-associated domain-containing protein — its product is MARVTLNTTGMHCGSCAMLIRMNVGDIEGVESVSVDLASATTEVEYDPAVLDVQRIVDEIVASGYGAEPVA